The DNA sequence AATGTGTGAGGTTTTTGACCCTACTATGAATCCGACCACTGTACAGTCTCCTTGATGGAAGAGGAGATGTCAGTAGGGGCCAAGGATGGCATCTTCAGGAGAGGGCTTGGTTCTCCACTCAGGTGGTGTGTACAGAGCTGGATGGCCCCTCAAGGAAGTGCCTGGCGTGCTGTGGGGGAAAGGCTTGAGTCTAGAGGCTGGATTTCAGCCTCTGTGGCCTTCACTTCCCGTACTCAGGCTCTTCTGGTGTTCATAGTGGGAGTAGAGGTCTCTACAGAGAGTCACCAAGTGACTTGATATGGCACTCAGGCTGCCCTACATGTAGTCTGCCACGAGAGGCCCTTACAGGTATAATTCTGAGTAAACCTCAGGATGGCTGAGTGGCACTAGCTGTTTCTCTGTAGATGGGCAGCGCTGATCTCAGACAGCCTGATCCACTCATTCTCCAGAGTtcagagagactgggagagagcAACCCATGTGGTGAGTCTATTGTTCAGAACCCGTCAATGGGAAATGGACCCAATGGACAGTCCTGAATTAAAGAAACTGAGTAGGTGCTATGTCACCCTAAGTGGAGTCAGAGGAGATGGTGTGACCCCTAAAGCAAAGATGCAAGTTAAGGTGTCACAGGTGAGGGAGGCCAGCTGCTGCTGGAGGCTGGGAGGGGCAGCAGAGACATGTCAAGTGGTTTTCCACTTCATCTTAGCCAGCAAGACATTCTGATGGCCCTCACCTCCAGGATGCTGACATGGCACTGGTTGGGTTGCTTTCTGCTGCAGAGAGTGTTAGGGCAGCTGCAGGGAACCAGCCTGCCACACCCTCTGTGCCTCAGACACAAATAGAAATGGCAGAGAGGCGAATTCAGGGACTGCGATCTGAGTTTGTGCTCGAAGCAGGGTGACCCAAGGCACCAGTCAAACCATCTGTGACTCAGGCTCTCTGCAAAGTGAGGGGTGACCCCAAAGACATGCATCCTCCAGGCTGGCCCCACCCTCTGGTCCTTCTTTGAACTGTATATGTGGGCTCTCCCAACTTTCTGACTGTTTGAAATTCTTTGGTGGTCTAAAGAGCCTCCTGGCTCTTCACTTTGTTCTCCTGGATGGTCCAGTTCGGGAGCAAGGGCTCTCCTAGCATTGGGACATTGTCAAGCCCTAGATTTGCATCTCAGCTCCAGGCTGGCCCATGCCAACCAACTACTTGGAGGGCCTTAAAGTCAATGTGCCCATAGCCAGATTGAGAGTCCGCCTTTCAGGTTTCCCTCTACGTGGTGAAGCTCAGGAGCTGTGGCTGctgtctgctgcctctgcctcccacacttCCTTCTGTTATGGATTCCCCACTAATCTCCCACACACAGTGCTTCAGGTTGCCTGCATCACACTCTCACCAATGCAGAAATTCTTTGACTCCTTGTCCTTTTAAGTACTGGTGCCCTCCTGATGTCGATGTGTGCAACTGTTATACGCTGCCTGGTGAATTTATAACCTTGGCCTAAAAGTCTGTTCAAGtcctttggctttttaaaattaatgagttcacctcaccccaccccaactGGTCATAGGAAATTGCTTTAAATCCTGACTATGAACTCTTATCAGATATGATTTGCAAATATTTCCCCAACCTCTAGTTCTTTTAATCTTGTGACTTACTCTCTGTTGGTGTTTCGGGGCTTTGTTTTTGTACCACGAGTGTGATGTATAAGAAGTCAtagccagccaggtgtggtggcacatacttttggTCCTGGCActccagagtcagagacaggtatatctctgtgagttcaaagccagactgttCTACACAGTGACTTCCTGGCCAGACAACCTTCCCCTCTGCTCTTTTCTACAAGTCTGAGTTGATTTTTCAGCATGTGGGAATCCTGTTTCTCCATCATCATCTGCCAATGAGACCATCCTTTTCCTGGGAGTCTTCTTTGTATCCTTGCTGGGAACAAGTTTGAGTTCCTTTCTGGGATTTCTGCTCTGGTCCACTGGCCTACGCTTGTGTTTCTCGATTGGTCGTGCATGGTGTCTGTGATCATGGCTTCGTGATATAGTTTTATTTAATGGACTTATTTTTGACACTGGAGATGGGACTCAGGGCCTTGTACTTAACGAGCACGTGCTCTCCACTAAGTCACACTCAAATCCCGGTATAAAGTGATCTGGAGTCAGGACTATGAAAGCGTTCTGCACTTCCCCACTGGTAATGCTGTCTATGAGTATGATGCTCATGCATTCCAGGGATTCAACTACAGCCCAGTGGTGGGAGGTACTGTGGTGGTTGGATGAGAATGGACCCCATGGGCCCATATACTTGGCTAATTGGTCCCCAGTCAGTGGAActttttggaaaggattaggaggtgagTCCGTGTTTGAGTAGATGTGgctggctttgttggaggagatgtgtctctgggggcaggctttgagatttcaaaagcccatgtcaggcTCAGTGCCACGCTCTGCCTGCAGATCAGTATGTGAAGCTCTCAGTTGTTGCTCCATGGTATTGtcctgcctgtctgcttcccactGTGGTGATCGCGGGCTAACCTCTGCAATGGTAAACAAACTCTCAgctaaatgttttataaatgttgCCTTgattgtggtgtctcttcatagcaatagaacactaagacagatACCTTCAccgtattttttttccttcctcaaaaTTGCCTTGACAGTTTGAACCATTTTGGTTCTCCTATGGGTTTTACAGCCCCTTTTCTTATTTCATGAGAAGTGCTATTGGCATTTTGATGGGTATTGATCTGAATTTGTGGGTTGTTTTGACTTATATAGGCATTTTGGTAACCGCTAATTCTTCTATCCATGATAATAGATTACCTCTCAGGTAATTGTGTGTCCCAGCTTCAGTTCTGTTCAGTGATAAAACACCTTGACAAAAGAAACTGTGAGGGAGGAGGGCTTTATTTGGCTCCCAGTTCCATTTCAGAAAAACAGGGACTTGAACCTGCTAGTGACATCCAGGAGAAAATGGACGCCTGCATGATTACTTGCATTGAGGCTCCTCTCTACACTTGTATAGCTCAGGatctctgcctagggaatggtgccacctacagTGGCTGGGTCTTTTTACCCCAGTTAATGTAATCAGGACAATCCCCACAGATATgctaaagacaaaaatcaacctCATCTAGGCAAGTTTTCATTGAGACTCTACTTCCAGGGTTTCTAGGTTGTACCAACCAATACTACCCATCACACTGTGGTCTCTTCAATTCCATCAATAGCTTACGTTTGGATGTGGGGTTATCTCACTTTCttcattaaatttattcatttttgtgccatggtaatgatttcttttttgggTAGGTAGTTATTCAATAGGAAGACACCATTGGATTTTTGCACATTGATTTCATAACCTAAGTCTTCACTTGGTTCATTTGTTAGAGCTCATagggtttgctgttgttttgttttgggttttgtttttgtgtgtgtgtgtgtgttttgttttggtctggtttgtttattgttgttgttgttgaagtcttTGGGGGTCTTCCCCAAGAAGACCATGTTATATACgaatagaaataattttacttcttcctttccaacttgggtatacttgtttctttttcattatctAATTGATGTTAGTGGTCATTCAAGCTTTCTTTTGAACAGTTGTGGGAGTGTTGAATGGTGATGGTGAGCATGGGCATCCTTCCCTTCCTTACACAGATCATAGAGGTGAGTGTCAGCATCTCCCAGCATCTCCCCATTGATAATGCCACATGTGAGAATGGTGCCAATGCATTCAGGGACTCAGTTACAGCATAGTGATGGGCTTGTGTGCTGCCAGAGTGCAAAGATGGCAGCTGCCTGCCTCGAGTCTTGGGAAAGACTGGACATATGTACAGGGTTTAAGGACAAGTATACGTCCCCTCCATTCAGGAAAAAGAGGGTAGAACATTTCAGTTAGGGACAAGAGCAAGGGTAGAATCCAGGACTCAAAAGACATGGGCTGAAAAAAGAGGGGATCACTGAGGTGACTGGGGAAGCTTGTGTAGCCAGAGTCAAGGCTGGGACAATGAGAGGTGACTGGTGGTTAAGATGTTTGGGGTTAATgagtacattttattaattaagctAATGATAACTAACATGGACCCAAGGAATGATGGGAATGTGAAGAAAGCCACATGTTTTTGAGAAATGTCATAGTGGGAGAATGGAGTGGATGGGAGACACTTATCCACAGAAAAGGCTGGGCAATGATGACTACAAACGCATCCAGGACCAAAGTGCGAAAATGACAGAGGAGATGGGTGCAAGGGTTTGGTGTCAACCACTGTGGAGTAGTGAATCAACTTTGGGTTCTATGTGTTAAGGACCATGTATGGATAAACACTGACTCACAATTCCATCCACAGCTCTAAGTGAATGTGGGGTCAGGATGGGCTTGCTGCAAGCCCCTGCaccaagaaaaagacaaacaccaGGAATCCACTGTCCCAGAAGGAAAAGACACACAGAGCAAACAGAACCTGACCCCTTGTTGAAGTAACGCTTCTCCTGCTGGCTGCAAATCATTAGCAGGAACTACAGCTTGTGATTTTCCAACTGTCATTTTCCTGGGTCAGTGTGTTACATAGCATTATTGTCGCACAACTTGACTGAATTAGGCACTTGCCATTTCCTAAGGGTAGCCTCTTATTTGCCCATGCCTCCTATGCATGGCATATTAATGTATTGTTCCCATTTAAAAATGAGACACCAGAGGCTCTGAGAGGCCGGTAgcttgctcacagtttcaagTCAGGTAATTTAAAAGAAGGGATTGTACCTCAGATGGTCTCAGATGGCACCTAGGTTCCTTTCTACCCACGCTGCCTCGTGAATGCACCGCACTTCTTTTGTTGGGTCCAGGGTGGAagctgagaaaactcacttcCCATACAGAAGCTTACAAGTGaaaaccttatttttttgagcAAACAGGAGAGTGGCCAGTTTGGGATATGAATGGAGTCCCCAAAGGGAGATTGTACTATATTTTTATAGAATGGGAACACGCAAGGGAGGTAAGGTGGGCTGTTGCATTGACCATGTGAAAAGCTGCATGAAATTTCCAGGACTCTCCTTGCCTCTGAATGAGGATGAGCCAGATGTGGCCTGCCTTTGTCAGAAGACAAAGGAGCCAGGCACGAGGCAATGCAGAAGGTTTATCTCCTCTTTTCAGAACAGGCCCCAGTGTTTCAAGCTGGAGTTGAGGAGCTGGGGATGAGTCCTCAGGGGTGAACCCTACTCTCTTTGTCCTGTCAGTGTTGAATCATGATCTTTATACCAGGGGATTAAATCTACTTAAGACACTTCTTCATCAGAAGAAGGATCAATGGATTCCCAGATGAGCATTTGAGCCGGGGAGACCATCTTGTGCTTGGGTGCTAAGCAAATGACCCGAGTGTGTCGTTCTGCAGGAGCCAGCTCAGGAGAGAATCATTTCCCACACTAGTCCCTGATGGCAAGGTTCTGGGTGGATAAATGGAAGGGCTTAAAGCCACTTAGCTGTTTAGAACCACCCCTGATAGCCCTAATGAGGGTGGCTTCTGACTGAAAGAGGTCTCTGGTTTTCAGCTTTCTGCCCAACCCCCCAAACTCTGGTGAGAAAGAGTCAAGGGAGAAATGGAGGCAACCATGCATGCATACTCTACCACCCCTTTAAAGTCAGGGTCTCAAGACACCCATTGTGGCCTCAGACTCACGATGAAGGGAAGAATGACATTGAACATCTGTGATCAAACATGACTGAGGCAGCTTAGAGAAGAGAGGTCTTGTTTGGGGCTAGGGTGCCAGAGCAACGAGACAATCATGGCAGAAAGTAGCAGACAGAAAGTAGCAGACGTGGTGGCAAGAGCTGGATGCTGAAGGCTCACAGCTTGATCCTCAAATGTGAAACAGAGAGGGTGAACTGGAAATAGCACCAGTCTTTAAGCTCTCAAATCCTGCCTCCAGGGAAGCCATGCCTTCTTAATCCCACCTCACCCACAACATCAGCGGCTGGGGACTGGCTCAAATACATGACCTTATAGGGAACATTCTTATTTAACCACCAcagcttctgattctcctgccttcgctcctgcctgctgggattgcaggcatgcaccaccgaaTCCACTGAAGTGGTGCCGGGAATGGAGCTGGcgcttcacacatgctaagcaagtgccatgacaactgagccacctctccaatcaAACCATTGATCGACCAAAGCAGGCACAAACCATTGCACCTGCCTGCAGAGATGCACACCGTGCCTCCCAGGCTATATGCACAGACTGAATAAAGTTTCCACCACAGAGGGGAAGCTGGGATGTCTTCTGGATCCCCAAGCACACCCCCAAGAGTTTTTAGAAATCTTTTCAACACTCAAGTCTCTGAGCCTTTGCGTATATCCTCTGTTAGGCATGCCCTGGTGCCGAAATGCTGGTGAAGCCCACCCGCCCTCCAGCTGTGCTGCTCCTTCCTGTCAGCTCAGCCCACCCTGCCAGCCTAACAGGCACTCAGTCAACCTCTTGCTCTCATGCCCCGAGCACTCTTTGTTCCATGCATGGGTGAACTTTTGGATGGCAGGGGGCATCTGAACCTCTAAAGATGCCTCTCAGCCAAAAGTGATTTATTGGCTTTTATAACTGCAAAGACCAGAGGTGTGAATTGCAagacattctctttttttttccttcctctctcctctcctctatctctctgcctttctctcggcatctgtctttgtctctgcctttctgtctgtctgtctctctctctgtttctctctttgtgtctctgtctctctgcttctctgtctctttcagcctctttctctccctccaaccTCCAAACCCTCAATACCTGGTCTGCCCCTGTCTCTGCTTTGCTCTGTTCTCTGTCTGAACCTCATTTTCTTCTACtgcaaacaagaaaaaagacTGTCCATAGAGGCAAACTTCACCCTAGTCCTCAGCCTAGTTTCTTAGCAGAAGGCCTTTCAGCTCTTCTCGTCATTGTTTGCATGCAGAGCCAGATAAGCAGTCCTTACGACACTGTTTGTGGGGCCATTTCTATATCTTCCCCACCACTGATGTTGGAAAATTCTTCCTGGCAAGTGGTGCTTCCAAGATCATGACAACCAGCCTCTAGCCGAGGTGACTATGGCTAGAACAGGCTGGAATGACTGAGCCAGTCCGTTCTCAGTTGGCAGTAAGTGCTGGCTGTGTTCTTGAGAATTCAACAGTCCTAGAGTCCAGAGGATCTTCATGCAGCCTTTCCTCATAGCTCACACTTCTCCTGGTGGTGGATAGGACACCCCTGGAGAAAGAGAACGGCGTCAAGGTCAGACCTAAGTCTAGCTGCATACCTCCTCAAGACCATGCCACATGCCGTTGGCTAGAACCCAACACACAGCCTCCatctagctgcaagggagtccGGTGACATCGTTGGTACCATGATGTCTGTCCAAGGTCAGCTGGAGCTGACTCTCATGAGAAGGGTGATGGGGACTGCCATGAATGTTGCAGAGATGGCCATGTGCATCCAAAATTATGATGATGGTGTTGAAAGGGAGGGTTGGAGATTTAAACAGCAGTCATCTGGTGCTTGGCACACGGTTCAGTGTCTTCACCATGGCAACGGGGCTCACCCCCTTCTCAGCCTTCTcacaccttctctttctcttgggaGCTGTGCTGTAGGAGCCCTTCTGACCTTTGTGCTTTTTCCCAGGCAAGCTCATTCTGCCTCCGGGCCTTTGCATCAGCCTGTCTTCTCTTCGAGGGTGCTTTGCTTCACTAAATCTCTCTCATCTTTCTGATTGGCAAGAGGCTTTCCTGACCGTTCATTTTTGAAGCAGCTTGTTCCTTCGGTCTATATACTCTCAGTTTTGCTTCCTGGATAGCACTTAGCACAAACAAAAACTGccttattttgaaattaaattgttacgactattattattattttttttggtgCTGCGGATTGAACCCCAGGCCTCATGCACTCCTGTTCTATCACCGAGATACACCCTCAGTCCAAACCTCTTATTATTTGTCTCTTCTTAGAAGCCAAGGCCCAGATGGGAATGAGCAGGTCTATGGTTCTCTCTGTGTCCCCAAGGCCTAAGCAAGTCTATAGGTTGTAGCTGTGCCTCTGACATGAACAGCAGTTTTGTGGACATTGGGAAACGGAGTCCATGGTTGATCTGGTTCTCTCTTGCTTCACTGTGCAAACCTCTTCCTTCTATGACATGAATTTCTGTACTTCTCCCATCAGCGAGTGCTTGGGTGTCAATGGATGATGGAGCTGCAGATTTTTAAAGCATCtgtgaaaaaatataaatttgtttaTTGAACATATACCATATTGCAAGCCTGAAAGCTCATAGATATCAGCTTTATGTATATCTCATtaatctgtctatctgtccatgtATCTACACTAGAACCTCATatctagtagttgctcaataAATGGCTGGATGTTGAGCCTATTTCTAACAATCATAGGTCTTTTCCAGCATCATGAGGGACGCTCTCCAGCATGTCCTGATCGTGGTAGAGGCCAGCTCAGGTTTGGAAATCCCCATCTGACCCATCTGTGTTCTGTGGTGACTGATCTTTCTTTGGAGTAGTACTGTTGCCTTCTCAAACACAGGTCAAACTTGGAGGAACCTCAGGAGAAACAATAGGAGCTATGGACGGAGACAAGCAAGCACAAACCGAGGAGCTATCCGATATGCCTGGTCAAAGGGGAGCTGTTCGGAACTTCTCAGTCGGGAGGAACCATGCTAGAATCTATCCAAccaaaaagcagaaagagaactcTGCTTGTGGTTGAGTGGATGGTGGGGGTGTGACCAGGGCAGGTCAGTGCCTCTGAGGCTCGGATGGTGACACCTTAATGAAATCAGAGACAAGGCCACCAGTCGCAGAGAGGAGAGGCACGAGTGAAGAATGACTGTCCAGTTCGTGCTCTGGCACGGGGACAAGTGGTCTGTCCGTCTCCCCCAGCAGAAAGATGCAAAGGTATTGGAGGTTCAGATGCAAGGGCTCTGGGAGATGCTCAAAGCGTAAGTGCTTCTGGGAGGAGGGCAAGCAGCGGGGAACAGGAGGCAGCACCTGCAGGGGAAGGGCAACCATCAGGTGCTTGCTTTCACTTCATCTGAGCTCAACACCACTAGGGAGAGAGGAACATCTTGAGACTTGTGTGTGAGAGAAGTGCTAAGGTCTGGGAACACTGctctctctccactctttccCCACagtcctcccctgcccccactttcCCTCTCCAGGTTGGGTTCTTACAgtttaagtttctgtgaaacaCACTGAATCATCagccccctccaccccctccctgccccttcaGTAAATCGAGAACGTCTGAAattaggaaaggagagaaaggaggggtgaTCTTGAGGAGGCCTGAGTCTCAGGCGTGAGGGGAGGAGGTGGGATTAGGGGCTACTGTCACCCGATTACCTTCTGGGTGACTCAAATCCTTGAGCAACCAGGAAGGGgatctttttgtctctctttctagGAGAAGAAACCAAGAACCAGAAAAGCTGAGTAGAAAATTCAGGGTCCTGTGACCCAGAATAGGGGTTCGGGATGAGGTTGTGACATCGAAGGCCACCCCCTTATTCTCCAAGTCTGGTTTGTCTAGAGGCCTCTGCGATCCACTTCTTCACCCAGAGGAGGTCCAGGAGAGGCACCTGGTGTTTGGGAGAAGccagttcctgggcttggggagaGGGTATGGCACCGAGGCCACTCTCAGATCTGTGTGTGGCCTCTAAAGTTGGAAGAAGACAGCAGAGTCACAATTCCAGGACGCAGGTGGGAGGGCGCGCGGGCCGCAGAAGCGTGGCTGATAGGGGCGGGCGGACCGGCGCGCGTGCCGTGGCAGCCACCGCGCTAGAGAGATCGCCCGGTGCCCGCGACTCTGGACCCCGCCCCCGTTGGCGGCCGCTCTGCGTTTCTACGACTCAGAACCAGACGCAGCGGCAGCCGCCGTCCGGCGCGCTGCCAACAGGATCGGCCCGCGGGCACCGGTCGCTTCCTGTCCCATCCTGGGGACTAGAGGCGCGCAAGACTGATACCATTAAAGGATCCCAAGCAGTGCAGGGTGAGCGCCCCTCGGGTCCGGGGACGGTCAGCTGCAGGGCTGGGAGCACCCTCTGGGGTGCCCGATGGGGCCTTCCGCGGGGCGCAGGGGCGAAGTTGGGATCGCACGCAGTGAGCCCGAGCTACCCAGCGCGACATGCTGCCTCCTGGGCGCAATGGCACCGCACATCGGGCGCGGCTGGGGTTGCAGAGGCAACTGGCGCAGGTGGACGCCCCCGGGGGCTCGGCAACCCCGCTGGGACCCGCGCAGGTGGTTACCGCTGGCCTTCTGACTCTCCTAATCGTCTGGACCTTGCTCGGCAACGTCCTAGTGTGTGCTGCTATCGTCCGCAGCCGCCACCTGCGCGCCAAAATGACCAACATCTTCATCGTATCCCTGGCCGTCTCAGACCTCTTCGTGGCATTGCTGGTTATGCCTTGGAAGGCCGTGGCTGAGGTGGCCGGGTACTGGCCCTTTGGGTCATTCTGCGACATCTGGGTGGCCTTTGACATCATGTGCTCCACTGCTTCCATCCTGAATCTGTGTATCATCAGCGTGGACCGTTACTGGGCTATTTCCAGACCCTTTCGCTATGAGCGCAAGATGACCCAGCGTGTAGCCCTGGTCATGGTGGCCCTGGCCTGGACCTTGTCCATCCTCATCTCCTTCATCCCGGTCCAACTCAATTGGCACAGAGACAAGGCAGGCTCCCAGGGCCGAGAGGGCCTGCTGTCCAATGAGACACCCTGGGAGGAAGGTTGGGAGCTAGAAGGGAGAACAGAGAACTGTGACTCCAGCCTGAACCGAACCTACGCCATCTCCTCGTCGCTCATCAGCTTCTATATCCCGGTAGCCATCATGATAGTGACCTACACGCGCATCTACCGCATCGCACAGGTTCAGATCCGCCGGATCTCCTCCCTAGAGAGGGCAGCTGAGCATGCTCAGAGTTGCCGGAGCCGTGGGGCCTGCGAACCTGACCCCAGCCTGCGAGCATCCATCAAGAAGGAGACCAAGGTCTTCAAAACTCTGTCCATGATCATGGGGGTCTTCGTGTGCTGCTGGTTGCCTTTCTTCATCCTGAACTGTATGGTTCCCTTCTGCAGCAGTGGAGATGCCCAGGGCCCAAGGACTGGCTTCCCTTGTGTCAGCGAGACCACCTTCGACATATTCGTCTGGTTTGGCTGGGCCAACTCCTCTCTCAACCCCATCATCTATGCCTTTAATGCAGACTTCCGGAAGGTGTTCGCTCAGCTGCTGGGGTGCAGCCACCTCTGCTTCCGGACCCCCGTGCAGACGGTAAACATCAGTAATGAACTTATTTCCTACAACCAAGACACGGTCTTCCACAGGGAGATCGCTGCTGCCTATGTCCACATGATCCCAAATGCGGTGTCCTCcggagacagggaggtgggagaggaggaggaggcggaggaggaggggCCTTTCGATCACATGTCTCAAATCTCTCCAACGACCCCAGATGGTGACCTGGCTGCTGAGTCTGTCTGGGAGCTTGACTGTGAGGAGGAGGTTTCCTTAGGCAAAATCTCACCACTCACCCCCAATTGTTTCCATAAAACTGCTTAGAAACACCCTCATGGGCATGTACAGTTGTGGCCATATTTACAAGCATGCACAAAGgcgtgcgcacacgcacacaaatatacacactccTGGTGTGCATACACTTTCTGTAGTCCTGCTGCGTAGAAACCAAACGATTCTTAGCTGAGAAAATGAATGAGCCGAGGCTGTTGGAATAAACTCGGATATTCTGGGCACAGAAGAGAGTTCCGTTTAGAGATGAGAAAGTGGAACCTGGTCCTTTAAGAAGTACACCTCAGTTTACCCTTTCTAACAGAGGCTTGTTCTGTGAATTGCACCTGGGTTGCTTTTTAAATGACAGTTCTGAGTGGCAATTGTTGGTATGGGCTGTGACTTTCTAGACTTTGGGACCATATTCCCTGTTCTCAGGCTGCTGCTTTAGTGCAGGTTGAAGGGTCTTTCTTGTGACCGGGATCTCTTCCTGGTTTGTTATGGTTTCCATAAGCGCACAGTACATTCATTTGTGGCTGGGAAGAGGGGCAGTCACCTTTGCTTTGCCAGTTGGTGCTCAGTGTTTCTCCCAGAGAAACCACAAGTGCCAGTGCTCTTGGAAGACAGCTGGATTTTGGAGTACACATTTGTTTTCTGAGCAGCTTGGCTTAGGAAGCACGCAGAGCAAAGGGCCTTGAGGAAATGCTgacttcttagatttctttttttcttagtcaGTCACACCTTCAGGACACACTGAGGGCTCGTTTCACCTACACAGTATTAGATGCGGGATTCTCAAGCCTAAGACTcaattagggtttttttgtttgtttgtttttgttttatcttttggaATTGTCTTCTAGAAGTATAGGAGACAATGGTCCTGCTTGCTAGATAGATACCCTCGGCTCATGGGAAAGACCACCTAATATGActcatcttctccatctctcaTCTGGGGTGTTTCAGAGCGGCATGGCTTCAGTAAACCACAATTTCTAGGGTCTTTTAGATGTGATATGCTTCAAAATGCTTCAAAACCGAAATCCTGCTTTGAAGCAGACGGTGGTTTTCTTTTGCAGGCCATTGCAAATGGAATGAACTTCAGCCTATATGCGGAAAGCCAGAGGCAACACATGCCTGGATGAACTTGCAGGATTAG is a window from the Mus caroli chromosome 5, CAROLI_EIJ_v1.1, whole genome shotgun sequence genome containing:
- the Drd5 gene encoding D(1B) dopamine receptor; translation: MLPPGRNGTAHRARLGLQRQLAQVDAPGGSATPLGPAQVVTAGLLTLLIVWTLLGNVLVCAAIVRSRHLRAKMTNIFIVSLAVSDLFVALLVMPWKAVAEVAGYWPFGSFCDIWVAFDIMCSTASILNLCIISVDRYWAISRPFRYERKMTQRVALVMVALAWTLSILISFIPVQLNWHRDKAGSQGREGLLSNETPWEEGWELEGRTENCDSSLNRTYAISSSLISFYIPVAIMIVTYTRIYRIAQVQIRRISSLERAAEHAQSCRSRGACEPDPSLRASIKKETKVFKTLSMIMGVFVCCWLPFFILNCMVPFCSSGDAQGPRTGFPCVSETTFDIFVWFGWANSSLNPIIYAFNADFRKVFAQLLGCSHLCFRTPVQTVNISNELISYNQDTVFHREIAAAYVHMIPNAVSSGDREVGEEEEAEEEGPFDHMSQISPTTPDGDLAAESVWELDCEEEVSLGKISPLTPNCFHKTA